The genomic DNA AAATGTCTACATCAACTCTGAAAAGAAGGCGATCATCACAGGTCGCGAACAAGAAGAACTCGTCTTGATTTACTAAAAACAAACTCGGAGTGAAAATGTTTTTAACAGCTATAATCATTTACCTTGCGATTTTACTTACAATTGGAATTTTGAAAACAAGAACGGTTAAAACTCAGGATGACTTCATGGTTGCTGGGAGGTCAACCCCAGTTTATAAACTTGTTGGGACACTGCTTGCAACATGGATCGGTTCGGGAAGTATAATCGCTGGAGCTGGGCTTGCATATAGAGTTGGCTTTTCGGAGCTATGGCTTTCAGCAGGTGCTTGGGTTGCAATTGTGATTGTTTATTTCCTCGCTGGAAGAGTTAGAAAAATCGCTCAATATACCATGCCTGATATACTTGAGCAAAGATATAACAAATGGGCAAGGATACTTGGGACGATTACAATCGTGATCGCATATGTGACAATAGCAAGCTATCAATTCAAGGGTGGCGCATTTGTCCTCAACCTTGTCGCTGGAATTCCAGTTGAACAGGGAATTATAATAACTGCCGTTTTCGTCGTTTTGTTCACCGCTCTTGCAGGGCTAATCTCGGTTATAACGATGGACATAATCAACGGGACACTGATGTTGCTTGGGATAGCGCTTGCTGTCCCAATCGTATTAAATGATGTCGGTGGATGGTCAACTGTGAGGGAAACCTTACCACCGGATAGATTCGCAATTTTTGGTAAAAAGGACTTCATCTGGGCTATGGGTGTTTTCTTCCCAACATTTTTCCTTTTGCTTGGTGAATCAAGTATGTATCAAAAATTTTTCAGCGCAAAGGATGCAAAAGCAGCAAGACAAGCTGTTATCTTCTGGGTTATCGGAACAATTATAATTGAAACATCAATCACTGCGTTAGCTGTCTTTTCAAGCGTCAGATTTAAACTTGAGGAATCCGAAAAGGTTATCATTCATCTTGCAACGCACGGTCATGAAATAGGACTACCGCAAATTATTGGAATTATGCTGATAGTTGCTGCAATGGCTATAATAATTTCAACAGCAAACAGTTTCCTTTTAACACCAAGCACAAATCTTGTCAGAGATATATACCAAAGATTTATAAATCCCAAAGCATCACACAAACAAATAATCG from Candidatus Thermokryptus mobilis includes the following:
- a CDS encoding sodium:solute symporter family protein; translated protein: MFLTAIIIYLAILLTIGILKTRTVKTQDDFMVAGRSTPVYKLVGTLLATWIGSGSIIAGAGLAYRVGFSELWLSAGAWVAIVIVYFLAGRVRKIAQYTMPDILEQRYNKWARILGTITIVIAYVTIASYQFKGGAFVLNLVAGIPVEQGIIITAVFVVLFTALAGLISVITMDIINGTLMLLGIALAVPIVLNDVGGWSTVRETLPPDRFAIFGKKDFIWAMGVFFPTFFLLLGESSMYQKFFSAKDAKAARQAVIFWVIGTIIIETSITALAVFSSVRFKLEESEKVIIHLATHGHEIGLPQIIGIMLIVAAMAIIISTANSFLLTPSTNLVRDIYQRFINPKASHKQIIALQRILIFALGFLGYLLLTRFQTVLQMALTAYTMIGAGLTPALLAAFLWKRVTTPAGVASIATGMGITLIITLINMFRHEPILEADYIVLPAAAGSITVLIAVSLLTPPDPPEKWKPFVENKN